One segment of Fuscovulum ytuae DNA contains the following:
- the soxC gene encoding sulfite dehydrogenase, with amino-acid sequence MAEERMTTDTKTEQPGPSRRGFLRGTALAGAGLVAGAGAARAEGPDPLITEVQDWASAFGDAVDATPYGMPIRFESHVTRRNVEWLTESPVSSINFTPIHALEGTITPQGCAFERHHSGAIELSKQDYRLMINGLVDRPLVFTYEDLTRFPRHVMTAFCECAANGGMEWGGAQLEGCQFTQGMIHNMEYTGVMLRDLLAEAGVQTEGKWVYVEGADASSNGRSIPMEKALDDVMVAFFANGEALRKEHGYPVRLVVPGWEGNMWVKWLRRIGVYDRAVESREETSKYTDLMPDGRARKWTWVMDAKSVITSPSPQVPIRHGKGPLVITGLAWSGHGAITRVDVSLDGGRNWQTARISGDAKKKALTRFHLDIDWDGSELFLQSRAVDETGYVQPTKQALRDIRGLNNVYHNNGIQTWWVKADGEVENVEIA; translated from the coding sequence ATGGCCGAGGAACGCATGACGACTGATACGAAAACCGAACAACCCGGACCTTCGCGCCGGGGTTTCCTGCGCGGCACGGCATTGGCCGGGGCAGGGCTGGTGGCCGGGGCGGGTGCGGCCCGCGCCGAAGGGCCGGACCCCCTGATCACAGAAGTGCAGGATTGGGCTTCCGCCTTTGGGGATGCGGTGGATGCGACGCCCTATGGGATGCCGATCCGCTTTGAATCCCATGTCACCCGTCGCAATGTGGAATGGCTGACCGAAAGCCCCGTATCGTCGATCAACTTCACTCCGATCCACGCGCTGGAAGGCACAATCACGCCGCAGGGCTGCGCCTTCGAACGGCACCATTCCGGCGCGATTGAACTGTCCAAGCAGGACTATCGGCTGATGATCAACGGGCTGGTGGATCGCCCGCTGGTCTTTACCTACGAAGACCTGACCCGTTTTCCCCGCCATGTGATGACAGCCTTCTGCGAATGCGCGGCCAATGGCGGCATGGAATGGGGTGGGGCACAGCTTGAAGGCTGCCAATTCACCCAAGGCATGATCCACAACATGGAATATACTGGCGTCATGCTGCGTGACCTTCTGGCCGAGGCCGGGGTGCAGACCGAAGGGAAGTGGGTCTATGTCGAAGGGGCGGATGCCTCATCAAACGGCCGGTCCATCCCGATGGAAAAGGCGCTTGATGACGTAATGGTCGCCTTCTTCGCCAATGGCGAGGCGCTGCGCAAGGAACATGGCTATCCCGTCCGGCTGGTCGTGCCGGGCTGGGAAGGCAATATGTGGGTGAAATGGCTGCGCCGGATCGGGGTCTATGACCGCGCGGTGGAAAGCCGGGAGGAAACGTCGAAATACACCGACCTGATGCCCGATGGCCGGGCGCGGAAATGGACATGGGTGATGGATGCCAAATCCGTCATAACCTCGCCCAGCCCGCAGGTGCCGATCCGTCACGGCAAGGGACCACTCGTCATTACCGGTCTGGCATGGTCGGGCCATGGCGCAATAACCCGCGTGGACGTATCGCTGGATGGCGGGCGCAACTGGCAGACCGCCCGCATTTCGGGCGATGCCAAGAAGAAGGCGCTGACGCGCTTCCATCTGGATATCGATTGGGACGGGTCCGAACTCTTCCTGCAATCCCGCGCGGTGGATGAGACAGGCTATGTTCAACCCACCAAACAGGCCCTGCGCGACATCCGCGGCCTGAACAATGTCTATCACAACAACGGCATCCAGACCTGGTGGGTCAAGGCGGATGGGGAGGTCGAGAATGTCGAAATCGCGTAA
- a CDS encoding NAD(P)/FAD-dependent oxidoreductase yields MQLNRRLFIGSTFAAGAMLSAPVVFGQAKPRVVVIGGGAGGATVARYLAKDSDGALDVTLVEANPIYTTCFFSNLYLGGFREFESLQHGYDKVAAGGVTVINDRATGVDRAARTVTLAGGQVLAYDRLVLSPGIDFRDGSVPGWSADMHAEIMPHAYKAGPQTQLLKSMVEAMPEGGTFAMIAPPNPYRCPPGPYERISMVAHLLKQKNPTAKILILDPKEKYSKQALFEEGWGRHYDGMVEWIGPEFGGGAVEVRPETMEIVVDGEVQKVDCCNVIPGQMAGAIAQTAGVTDESGWAPVHPDSMKSKADDNVFVLGDSSAQGDMPKSGFAANSQAKVAAMTIRADLTGSKAFPAKYTNTCWSLIAPDDGVKVGASYEPTPEKIASVDSFISATGEDAALRKATYEESLGWYAGITADMFG; encoded by the coding sequence ATGCAACTGAACAGACGGCTTTTCATTGGGTCAACATTTGCAGCAGGGGCCATGCTTTCTGCTCCGGTGGTTTTCGGACAAGCCAAGCCCCGTGTGGTGGTGATCGGTGGCGGCGCAGGCGGTGCGACCGTCGCGCGCTATCTGGCAAAGGACAGCGATGGCGCGCTGGATGTCACGCTGGTCGAGGCGAACCCGATCTACACGACCTGCTTCTTCTCTAACCTGTACCTTGGCGGCTTCCGCGAATTCGAAAGCCTCCAGCACGGTTATGACAAGGTGGCCGCAGGTGGCGTGACCGTCATCAATGACCGGGCGACGGGCGTCGATCGTGCGGCGCGGACGGTGACCTTGGCAGGAGGTCAGGTCTTGGCCTATGACCGTCTGGTCCTGTCCCCGGGGATCGATTTCCGGGATGGGTCCGTTCCCGGCTGGTCGGCCGATATGCACGCCGAAATCATGCCCCATGCCTATAAGGCCGGGCCGCAGACCCAGCTTCTGAAATCGATGGTCGAAGCGATGCCCGAAGGCGGCACCTTCGCCATGATCGCCCCGCCGAACCCCTATCGCTGCCCGCCCGGCCCCTATGAACGCATCAGCATGGTGGCCCATCTCCTGAAACAAAAGAACCCGACGGCCAAGATCCTGATCCTTGACCCCAAGGAGAAGTATTCGAAGCAGGCGCTGTTCGAAGAAGGCTGGGGCCGCCATTACGATGGAATGGTCGAATGGATCGGCCCTGAATTCGGCGGCGGCGCCGTCGAAGTGCGGCCCGAAACGATGGAAATCGTGGTCGATGGTGAAGTGCAGAAGGTCGATTGCTGCAACGTGATCCCCGGCCAGATGGCTGGCGCCATCGCACAGACCGCGGGTGTCACGGATGAAAGCGGTTGGGCCCCCGTGCATCCCGACAGCATGAAATCCAAGGCAGATGACAATGTCTTTGTCCTTGGCGATTCCAGCGCGCAGGGCGATATGCCAAAATCCGGCTTCGCCGCAAACAGCCAAGCCAAGGTTGCGGCCATGACCATCCGTGCCGACCTGACCGGGTCAAAGGCCTTCCCCGCGAAATACACGAACACCTGCTGGTCTCTGATTGCGCCCGACGACGGGGTAAAGGTCGGGGCGTCCTACGAACCGACGCCTGAAAAGATCGCCTCCGTGGATAGTTTCATCAGTGCAACTGGCGAAGACGCCGCCCTTCGCAAGGCAACCTATGAGGAATCCCTCGGCTGGTATGCCGGGATTACCGCCGACATGTTCGGCTAA
- the soxZ gene encoding thiosulfate oxidation carrier complex protein SoxZ: MATDAKPRVKVPKSAAAGEVVTIKALISHKMESGQRKDAEGKLIPRSIINRFTCDLNGVNVVDVSIDPAVSTNPYFEFDAKVDAAGEFKFTWYDDDGSVYEDAKPIEVV, translated from the coding sequence ATGGCAACAGATGCAAAACCCCGCGTGAAAGTGCCGAAATCGGCAGCGGCGGGCGAGGTGGTCACGATCAAGGCCCTGATCAGCCACAAGATGGAATCCGGCCAGCGCAAGGATGCCGAAGGCAAGCTGATCCCGCGGTCGATCATCAATCGCTTCACCTGCGATCTGAACGGGGTGAATGTGGTGGACGTGTCGATCGACCCGGCCGTGTCCACCAACCCCTATTTCGAATTCGACGCAAAGGTCGATGCGGCAGGCGAGTTCAAGTTCACTTGGTATGATGACGATGGCTCCGTCTACGAAGACGCGAAGCCCATCGAAGTCGTCTGA
- a CDS encoding c-type cytochrome, translating to MPGRLLAVLVLIGAAALPAQAAEIGDATRGEDLFKKQCSACHQIGEGAENRIGPRLNGLFGRRAGTLEGFTYSKSMSRMGADGLTWTLETLDAYIHNPKALVSGTRMNYRGMADPDARSALLAFLREWSDRPRDIPEAEPTAIMTDHAVDPAILAIQGDPDYGEYLSSECTTCHQVDGSDQGIPSVTGWPEEDFVVAMHAYKDRLRPHPVMQMMAGRLSNDEIAALAAYFATLK from the coding sequence ATGCCGGGCCGCCTTCTTGCCGTTCTGGTCCTGATCGGCGCAGCGGCCCTGCCCGCGCAAGCCGCCGAAATCGGTGATGCAACGCGCGGGGAAGACCTGTTCAAAAAGCAATGCTCCGCCTGCCACCAGATCGGCGAAGGGGCCGAAAATCGCATAGGCCCCCGTCTGAACGGCCTTTTCGGGCGGCGCGCTGGGACGTTGGAGGGGTTCACCTATTCCAAATCCATGTCGCGCATGGGGGCGGATGGACTGACCTGGACGCTTGAGACGCTGGATGCCTATATCCACAATCCCAAGGCCTTGGTGTCCGGCACCCGGATGAACTACCGCGGCATGGCCGATCCGGATGCGCGGAGCGCGCTTCTGGCCTTCCTGCGCGAATGGTCCGACAGGCCACGCGACATCCCCGAGGCCGAACCGACCGCGATCATGACCGATCATGCCGTTGATCCCGCCATCCTCGCCATTCAGGGCGATCCGGATTACGGCGAGTATCTCTCGTCGGAATGCACGACCTGCCATCAGGTCGACGGATCGGATCAGGGCATCCCTTCCGTAACCGGCTGGCCGGAAGAAGATTTCGTCGTCGCCATGCATGCCTACAAAGACAGGCTCCGCCCGCATCCAGTGATGCAGATGATGGCGGGCCGCCTGTCAAATGACGAAATCGCGGCGCTGGCCGCCTATTTCGCAACGCTCAAGTGA
- the soxA gene encoding sulfur oxidation c-type cytochrome SoxA, whose amino-acid sequence MRNDITRILAATALGIALSGTAFADPVEDSLVVETDDGAIELVTSAPAPDHLKDAVDTIWSGWHYREAETRDLQRDDFDNPGMVFVDRGLDAWNKEMGAKGESCAGCHEGPDSMKGLRAVTPRVDAATGELMIMEDYINECVTERMGLEAWGTTSDKMKDMLALISMQSRGEIVNVAIDGPAASFWEKGKEIYHTRFGQLEMGCVNCHQDQAGQMIRADHLSQGQLSGFPVYRLKDAGLVSAQQRFVGCVRDTRAETFKAGSPEFKALELYVASRGNGLAIEGVGVRH is encoded by the coding sequence ATGCGCAACGACATCACAAGAATTCTGGCCGCCACGGCCCTTGGCATTGCCCTTTCGGGCACTGCCTTTGCCGATCCAGTTGAGGACAGCCTCGTCGTCGAAACCGATGACGGTGCCATCGAACTGGTCACGTCGGCCCCTGCGCCGGACCACCTGAAGGACGCGGTCGACACGATCTGGTCCGGCTGGCACTACCGCGAGGCCGAAACCCGCGATCTCCAGCGCGATGATTTCGACAATCCGGGCATGGTCTTTGTCGACCGTGGCCTTGACGCTTGGAACAAGGAAATGGGGGCCAAGGGCGAAAGCTGCGCTGGTTGCCACGAAGGCCCTGACAGCATGAAGGGCCTGCGCGCCGTAACGCCGCGCGTCGACGCTGCCACGGGCGAGTTGATGATCATGGAGGATTACATCAACGAATGCGTGACCGAGCGCATGGGCCTTGAGGCTTGGGGCACCACCTCGGACAAGATGAAGGACATGCTGGCGCTGATTTCCATGCAGTCGCGCGGCGAGATCGTGAATGTCGCGATTGACGGACCCGCGGCCTCCTTCTGGGAAAAGGGCAAGGAAATCTACCACACCCGTTTTGGTCAGTTGGAAATGGGCTGCGTGAACTGCCATCAGGATCAGGCCGGACAGATGATCCGGGCTGACCATCTTAGCCAAGGGCAACTGAGCGGCTTCCCGGTCTACCGCCTGAAAGATGCAGGCCTTGTGTCGGCGCAGCAGCGTTTCGTGGGCTGCGTCCGCGACACCCGGGCTGAAACCTTCAAGGCCGGATCGCCGGAATTCAAGGCGCTGGAACTCTATGTCGCGTCGCGCGGCAACGGGCTGGCCATCGAAGGTGTCGGCGTCCGGCACTAG
- the soxY gene encoding thiosulfate oxidation carrier protein SoxY → MKLSRRNAIWVGFGGIAAAAFPGLGTAATVDELTAAFTGGAAAGTDGITLTTPEIAENGNTVPVEVDAPGAVAIMLLAAGNPEPAVATFTFGPAAGSQRAATRIRLAKTQDVIAMAKMADGSIVQAQATVKVTIGGCGG, encoded by the coding sequence ATGAAACTTTCCAGACGGAATGCCATTTGGGTCGGCTTCGGCGGGATCGCCGCTGCGGCCTTTCCGGGCCTTGGCACGGCGGCCACGGTCGATGAACTGACGGCGGCTTTCACGGGCGGCGCGGCTGCGGGAACCGACGGCATCACCCTGACCACCCCCGAAATCGCGGAAAACGGCAACACCGTCCCGGTCGAGGTCGACGCCCCCGGCGCGGTGGCGATCATGCTGCTCGCCGCTGGCAACCCGGAACCTGCGGTGGCGACCTTCACCTTCGGCCCTGCGGCAGGAAGCCAGCGCGCGGCAACGCGCATCCGGCTGGCAAAGACGCAGGACGTGATTGCCATGGCCAAGATGGCCGATGGTTCCATCGTGCAGGCACAGGCGACGGTCAAGGTCACCATCGGCGGCTGCGGCGGCTGA
- a CDS encoding YeeE/YedE family protein translates to MELSFLLDRFSEPVLLAGFGLFVGVVFGLSAQRSSFCLRAATVEFARGQLGPRMAVWLLTFSTAVIWVQGARLAGLFRPDEARMMAVAGSWSGAIIGGLMFGAGMVLARGCSGRLLVLAATGNLRSVVSGLVFAVTAQMALHGWLAPLRGWLAGLWTTPEGRNIDLMGALALPDTAGLTLGLALAALALWLAMRNAIGWSVLVFASGVGFAVALGWVLTFSLSQQAFDPVSITSATFSGPSANTLMFFLTEGAVLDFDIGLVPGVFLGAFLGAAAKGELRLQGFDGESQMRRSLGGAVLMGFGAMLAGGCAIGAGVTGGSIFVATAWLALLCMWIGAVATDFLVDQAGRGVMAGAQN, encoded by the coding sequence ATGGAATTGTCTTTTCTGCTAGACCGTTTTTCAGAACCCGTGCTGTTGGCAGGCTTTGGCCTATTCGTTGGCGTCGTATTCGGACTGTCAGCGCAGCGATCTTCATTTTGCTTGCGGGCGGCGACGGTGGAATTCGCCCGTGGGCAGCTTGGCCCAAGGATGGCGGTCTGGCTTTTGACCTTTTCCACTGCCGTGATCTGGGTTCAGGGGGCGCGTCTGGCCGGGCTGTTTCGCCCTGACGAGGCGCGGATGATGGCGGTGGCCGGATCATGGTCGGGGGCGATCATCGGCGGGTTGATGTTTGGGGCGGGTATGGTGCTTGCGCGCGGCTGTTCCGGGCGTCTGCTCGTGCTGGCGGCGACGGGAAATCTGCGGTCGGTCGTTTCGGGCCTTGTTTTTGCCGTGACAGCGCAGATGGCGCTGCATGGCTGGCTTGCCCCGCTGCGCGGTTGGCTTGCCGGGTTGTGGACGACGCCGGAGGGGCGGAATATCGACCTGATGGGGGCGCTTGCCCTGCCCGATACCGCGGGCCTGACGCTGGGCCTTGCGCTTGCGGCGCTGGCGCTGTGGCTGGCGATGCGCAACGCGATCGGCTGGTCGGTTCTGGTCTTTGCCTCGGGCGTGGGTTTTGCCGTGGCGCTGGGCTGGGTTCTGACCTTTTCCCTATCGCAACAGGCCTTTGATCCGGTCAGCATCACCTCGGCCACTTTTTCCGGCCCATCGGCAAATACGCTTATGTTCTTTTTGACCGAAGGCGCGGTGTTGGATTTCGACATCGGGCTGGTGCCGGGGGTGTTTTTAGGGGCCTTCCTTGGCGCGGCGGCGAAGGGAGAGTTGCGGCTTCAGGGATTTGACGGCGAAAGCCAGATGCGCCGTTCGCTGGGCGGCGCGGTGCTGATGGGCTTTGGTGCGATGCTGGCGGGGGGATGTGCCATCGGGGCGGGTGTCACGGGCGGGTCGATTTTCGTTGCAACCGCTTGGCTTGCGCTTTTGTGCATGTGGATCGGCGCGGTGGCGACCGATTTTCTGGTGGATCAGGCAGGGCGTGGGGTGATGGCCGGGGCGCAGAACTGA
- a CDS encoding c-type cytochrome yields MSKSRNLLLAAGALALTAAPVMAEPLGLGRAALPEEIAAWDVAVLPDGQGLKPGSGDVLTGEEVFADKCASCHGEFAEGLDSWPVLAGGEGSLTDRRPVKTIGSYWPHLSTVWDYVHRSMPFGSAQTVSVDETYAITAFLLYSNGLVEDDFVLSNENFTEIVLPNNGGFYPDDRPETEYPQFTAEPCMAACAEGTAQVTKRAVDLNVTPQDPDGRPAGSLPDLRAAVAVESEAVVMEATAEAEPEEPAAETATIDLALIEAGEKAFKKCAACHKVGDGAKNATGPQLNGVVNRAAGTVDGFKYSKPLAEMAAAGLIWDDASLHAFLENPKGFMKGTKMTFAGLKKPEERAAIIAYLATFAE; encoded by the coding sequence ATGTCGAAATCGCGTAACCTTCTTCTGGCCGCCGGTGCCCTTGCCCTGACCGCCGCGCCCGTAATGGCCGAACCGCTTGGACTGGGCCGTGCCGCCCTTCCCGAAGAAATTGCCGCATGGGATGTGGCGGTGTTGCCCGATGGGCAGGGGCTCAAGCCCGGATCTGGCGACGTGCTGACGGGCGAAGAGGTCTTTGCCGACAAATGCGCCTCGTGCCATGGCGAATTCGCCGAAGGTCTGGACAGTTGGCCCGTGCTTGCAGGGGGCGAGGGTTCGCTCACCGACCGCCGCCCGGTCAAAACCATTGGCAGCTATTGGCCGCATCTCTCCACAGTCTGGGACTATGTCCACCGCTCCATGCCTTTCGGGTCGGCCCAGACGGTCAGCGTGGATGAAACCTATGCGATCACGGCTTTCCTTCTCTACTCCAACGGTCTGGTCGAGGATGACTTCGTCCTGTCGAATGAGAATTTCACCGAAATCGTCCTGCCCAATAATGGCGGCTTCTATCCCGATGACCGCCCTGAAACGGAATACCCCCAGTTCACAGCCGAACCCTGCATGGCGGCCTGTGCCGAAGGCACGGCCCAAGTCACCAAACGCGCCGTCGACCTGAACGTCACGCCACAAGACCCCGACGGCCGGCCGGCAGGCAGCTTGCCCGACCTGCGCGCGGCGGTCGCGGTGGAAAGCGAAGCGGTGGTCATGGAGGCCACAGCCGAGGCAGAGCCCGAAGAACCCGCAGCCGAAACAGCCACCATCGACCTCGCTCTGATCGAGGCGGGCGAGAAGGCCTTCAAGAAATGCGCCGCCTGCCACAAGGTTGGGGATGGCGCCAAGAACGCCACCGGCCCGCAACTGAACGGCGTCGTCAATCGGGCGGCAGGCACGGTGGATGGGTTCAAATATTCCAAACCGCTCGCCGAAATGGCCGCCGCCGGGCTGATCTGGGATGACGCCAGCCTGCACGCTTTCCTTGAAAACCCCAAGGGTTTCATGAAGGGCACCAAGATGACCTTCGCAGGCCTCAAGAAGCCCGAAGAGCGTGCGGCGATCATCGCCTATCTCGCGACCTTCGCCGAGTGA
- the soxB gene encoding thiosulfohydrolase SoxB — MITRREFLQASVAASAIVGVSGFGNWSKLAAQQALTQDQLLAFDDFGNVTLVHITDIHAQMRPIWFREPEWNIGVGDAKGKPPHVVGRAFIDMFNLTPASPEAYALTYEDFTALGKAYGRMGGMDRVATVVKSIRAARPEALILDGGDTWHGSMTSFLTKGQDVVNVMNALGVEAMTSHWEWTLGTERVKEIVETQLNFPFLGANIFDAEWDEPAFEPYTIFERGGVRIAVIGQAFPYLPIANPKWMFPEYSFGIREERMQEMVDEVRAAGVDLVVCLSHNGFDVDRKMAGRVQGIDVILTGHTHDAIPEPVLVGETILIASGSHGKFVSRLDLDVRDGRMMGFRHKLIPIFADVIAPDADMAALIDTERAPFKDQLEEKIGTTESLLYRRGNFQGTWDDLICDAIRSERDAQIAMSPGVRWGASLMPGDAITREDIHNVTSMTYGACYRTEMTGETLLTILEDVADNLFNPDPYYQQGGDMVRVGGLGFSIDVSQDIGKRIGNLTLTDTGEAIEAAKSYTVAGWASVNEGTEGPQIWDVVESHIRKLGTVSLDPRAPVQVTGI, encoded by the coding sequence ATGATCACGCGGCGCGAATTCCTTCAGGCTTCGGTGGCGGCTTCGGCCATCGTTGGGGTGTCGGGCTTCGGCAACTGGTCGAAACTGGCCGCGCAGCAAGCGCTGACTCAGGATCAACTCCTGGCTTTTGATGATTTCGGCAATGTCACCCTTGTCCATATTACCGACATCCACGCGCAGATGCGGCCGATTTGGTTCCGCGAACCTGAATGGAATATCGGCGTGGGCGATGCCAAGGGGAAACCGCCCCATGTCGTGGGCCGCGCCTTCATCGACATGTTCAACCTGACCCCCGCCTCGCCCGAGGCCTATGCCCTGACTTACGAAGACTTCACCGCGCTGGGCAAGGCCTATGGTCGCATGGGCGGGATGGACAGGGTGGCCACGGTGGTGAAATCGATCCGCGCCGCGCGCCCCGAAGCGCTTATCCTTGACGGCGGGGATACATGGCACGGCTCGATGACCAGTTTCCTGACCAAAGGGCAGGACGTGGTCAACGTCATGAACGCGCTGGGGGTCGAGGCGATGACCAGCCATTGGGAATGGACGCTTGGCACCGAGCGGGTGAAAGAGATCGTCGAAACCCAGCTCAACTTCCCCTTCCTCGGCGCGAATATCTTCGATGCGGAATGGGACGAACCCGCCTTCGAACCCTACACGATCTTTGAACGCGGCGGCGTGCGGATCGCGGTGATCGGGCAGGCTTTCCCCTATCTTCCCATCGCGAACCCGAAATGGATGTTCCCCGAATACAGCTTTGGCATCCGCGAGGAGCGGATGCAGGAAATGGTCGACGAGGTCCGCGCTGCGGGCGTCGATCTGGTGGTTTGCCTGTCCCACAATGGCTTTGACGTCGATCGCAAGATGGCCGGCCGCGTGCAAGGGATCGACGTGATCCTGACGGGCCATACCCATGACGCCATCCCGGAACCGGTCCTTGTGGGTGAAACGATCCTGATCGCCAGCGGCAGCCACGGAAAATTTGTCAGCCGCCTTGATCTGGATGTACGCGATGGGCGGATGATGGGGTTCCGGCACAAGCTGATCCCGATCTTCGCCGATGTCATCGCGCCCGATGCCGATATGGCGGCGCTGATCGATACCGAACGCGCGCCCTTCAAGGATCAGTTGGAAGAAAAGATCGGCACGACCGAAAGCCTGCTTTATCGCCGCGGGAATTTTCAGGGCACATGGGACGACCTGATCTGCGATGCGATCCGGTCGGAACGTGACGCCCAGATCGCCATGTCGCCCGGCGTGCGCTGGGGGGCCTCTCTCATGCCCGGCGATGCGATCACGCGCGAGGATATCCACAACGTCACTTCGATGACCTACGGCGCCTGCTACCGGACCGAGATGACGGGCGAAACCCTGCTTACCATTTTGGAAGACGTGGCCGACAACCTGTTCAACCCCGATCCCTATTACCAGCAAGGCGGCGATATGGTCCGGGTGGGGGGCCTTGGGTTCTCCATCGACGTATCGCAAGACATCGGCAAGCGGATCGGGAACCTGACCCTCACCGATACCGGTGAGGCTATTGAGGCTGCGAAATCCTACACCGTCGCAGGCTGGGCCAGCGTGAACGAAGGCACCGAAGGCCCGCAGATCTGGGATGTGGTGGAATCCCATATCCGCAAACTTGGCACCGTCAGTCTGGACCCGCGCGCGCCGGTCCAGGTGACCGGGATTTGA
- a CDS encoding MBL fold metallo-hydrolase, with protein MLTRRHILTTAPLAAAATLLPARLWAGSTLTLGDVQIDTLSDGSLVLPGDFILGGMPQDEVAEIVARYGLPTDQLTPPCNVTLLRDGTRTVLLDVGSGPDFQPSAGKLAEAMDALGIGVEEVTHVLFTHGHPDHLWGLLDEFDEPVFPAAEFVMGQAEFDYWTDPDTVNSIGEARASFAVGAARRLAVIADTVRLVGDGEEVLPGITARLTPGHTPGHLAYEIGSAAAMVVGDAIGNHHVAFERPDWASGSDQDADMAATTRVALLERLAAEGMPMIGYHLPGGGIGRVEQAATGFRFSEM; from the coding sequence ATGCTGACACGCCGCCACATCCTTACCACCGCCCCCCTTGCCGCTGCCGCCACGCTGCTGCCCGCGCGGCTTTGGGCCGGATCGACGCTTACATTGGGCGATGTCCAGATCGACACGCTTTCCGACGGTTCGCTTGTCCTGCCCGGCGACTTCATCCTCGGCGGAATGCCTCAGGATGAGGTGGCCGAGATTGTCGCCCGATACGGTCTGCCAACGGATCAACTGACCCCCCCCTGCAATGTGACGCTTCTGCGCGACGGGACGCGGACAGTGCTGTTAGATGTAGGCTCCGGCCCGGATTTCCAGCCAAGCGCTGGCAAATTGGCCGAGGCGATGGATGCGCTTGGCATCGGGGTGGAGGAGGTGACCCATGTCCTTTTCACCCATGGCCATCCTGATCACCTCTGGGGCCTTCTGGATGAATTCGACGAACCGGTCTTCCCTGCGGCGGAATTCGTGATGGGGCAGGCGGAATTCGATTATTGGACTGACCCCGACACCGTGAACAGCATCGGCGAGGCGCGCGCGAGTTTTGCTGTGGGTGCCGCGCGGCGGCTTGCCGTCATCGCCGATACCGTCCGTCTTGTCGGAGATGGAGAAGAGGTACTGCCCGGCATCACCGCCCGCCTGACACCGGGGCATACGCCGGGGCATCTGGCCTATGAGATCGGCTCCGCCGCCGCGATGGTGGTGGGCGATGCAATCGGCAATCATCATGTGGCCTTTGAACGGCCCGACTGGGCCTCTGGCTCTGATCAGGATGCCGATATGGCCGCGACGACGCGCGTGGCGCTTTTGGAACGGCTGGCTGCAGAAGGGATGCCGATGATCGGCTATCACCTTCCCGGCGGCGGCATCGGGCGCGTAGAACAGGCCGCGACCGGCTTCCGCTTTTCCGAGATGTGA